TTCTTTGTCCCTGAGGAAAATGCCGAAGCCGTCAAGGAAGCCGTCTTCGCCACCGGCGCCGGACGTATCGGCAACTACGAGGCCTGTTGCTTCCAGACGCCGGGGCGTGGACAGTTTCGACCACTGGATGGCGCCACTCCGCATATCGGAGCGGTAGGCGACCTGGAAACCGTCAATGAACTCAAGGTCGAACTGGTCTGCGA
This Halomonas huangheensis DNA region includes the following protein-coding sequences:
- a CDS encoding NIF3 1; the encoded protein is MYKLAFFVPEENAEAVKEAVFATGAGRIGNYEACCFQTPGRGQFRPLDGATPHIGAVGDLETVNELKVELVCEDSLIAVAVAALRLAHPYEEPAFDVWRVEEF